A single region of the Verrucomicrobiia bacterium genome encodes:
- a CDS encoding RNA-binding protein produces MATKLYVGNLSPNTTEVQVLDLFKQAGNVVSCQLIMDKITAKSKGFAFVEMGSEAEAAKAIADHNGKELDGRALKVNEAKPRVERPPQ; encoded by the coding sequence ATGGCAACGAAACTATACGTGGGCAACCTGTCACCCAACACAACGGAAGTCCAGGTTCTCGACCTGTTCAAGCAAGCGGGCAACGTGGTCAGTTGCCAACTCATCATGGACAAGATCACCGCCAAGTCCAAAGGATTTGCGTTCGTCGAGATGGGCTCGGAAGCAGAGGCTGCCAAAGCGATAGCTGATCACAATGGCAAGGAACTGGATGGCCGGGCACTGAAAGTCAACGAAGCCAAGCCCCGCGTTGAACGCCCTCCCCAGTAG